Genomic DNA from Sphingomonas lacunae:
TGCACCGCGTCGTCACCTGGCAGCTCGAAAAGCGCCGTGGTCCGGCCCGTGCCGCCCGCGAGCGCAGCGAAGTTGCCCGCACCGGCAAGAAGTTCGGTCGCCAGAAGGGCGGCGGTACCGCCCGTCACGGCGATCGTCGCGCCCCGATCTTCATCGGTGGTGGCAAGGCGCATGGTCCCCGGGCCCGCACCTTTGGCCATTCGCTGAACAAGAAGGTTCGCGCACTCGGTCTCAAGATGGCGCTCTCGGCCAAGGCCAAGGGTGGTTCGCTGATCGTTGTCGACAATCTCGACGTCGCCAGCGGCAAGACCCAGACTCTGGCCGGCCAGCTCGCCAAGCTCGGCGTCAACCGCGCCCTGTTCATTGACGGTGACGCGACCAACGTCAGCTTTGCCCGCGCATCGGCCAACATCGGTGGCGTCAACCTGCTGCCGGTGATCGGTGCCAACGTCTATGACATCCTGAAGCATGACACGCTGGTGCTGACCCGTGCCGCTGTCGAACAGCTGGAGGTCCGTTGCAATGGCTAAGAAGCAATCAGCAGCGGTCGACACCCGTCACTATGACGTGGTGCTCAGCCCGGTCATCACCGAAAAGTCGACCATGGCGTCGGAACACAACGCTGTTGTCTTCCGCGTCGCCAAGGACGCGACCAAGCCAAGCATCAAGGCAGCGGTCGAAGCCCTGTTCAA
This window encodes:
- the rplD gene encoding 50S ribosomal protein L4, encoding MKIKIQTLDGSAAKGDIELNDAIFGLEPRADILHRVVTWQLEKRRGPARAARERSEVARTGKKFGRQKGGGTARHGDRRAPIFIGGGKAHGPRARTFGHSLNKKVRALGLKMALSAKAKGGSLIVVDNLDVASGKTQTLAGQLAKLGVNRALFIDGDATNVSFARASANIGGVNLLPVIGANVYDILKHDTLVLTRAAVEQLEVRCNG
- a CDS encoding 50S ribosomal protein L23; translated protein: MAKKQSAAVDTRHYDVVLSPVITEKSTMASEHNAVVFRVAKDATKPSIKAAVEALFNVSVTKVNTLIVKGKTKKWKGRPYTRSDVKKAVVTLKEGDSIDVTQGVNN